A single Nicotiana tabacum cultivar K326 chromosome 5, ASM71507v2, whole genome shotgun sequence DNA region contains:
- the LOC107831631 gene encoding putative disease resistance protein RGA4, which yields MADPVIGATVQVVLEKLLSPAIEEVKSLRNYKKDLRMLTQNVSMIQFFIHDAERRQVEDQAVDKWLKRLERVAEDAENLFDEMRYESLKAEVTKIRSNPRKKFGNFFSDIAFKSKMSRKINNINEELRAINQLANTLSLQPLSGPSQQILPIRETDSIIVASDVVGREKDVAEIKDKMLNMREDIVLCTFSIVGMGGLGKTTLAKRIFNDEHIKQHFEKRVWLCLPEMLETKRFLELILESLTERKTEVQSRDIIVKKLQDELGGKKYLLVLDDLWRVDPTLWHEFADTLKGINISRGNCILVTTRRDQVASAVATHLHMLGKLAEDHCWSIFKQRAFADGEVPEEVVSLGNRVVEMCQGLPLAANALGGLLRNKGKHEWQEILDGNALVAGEGDNGENSLKKILKLSYIYLPSPHLKKCFAYFAMFPKDFEFEKDQLIQLWMAEGFLRPCQETSVMENVGNKVFQLLLQNSLLQDVKLNEHNDITHCKMHDLVHDLAGDVFVAEAKCI from the coding sequence ATGGCGGATCCTGTAATTGGTGCTACTGTTCAAGTTGTGCTTGAGAAATTGCTTTCTCCCGCTATTGAGGAGGTCAAAAGTTTAAGGAACTACAAGAAAGATCTCAGAATGCTGACACAAAATGTATCCATGATCCAATTTTTCATTCATGATGCTGAAAGACGACAAGTTGAGGATCAGGCTGTTGATAAATGGCTGAAGAGGCTTGAGAGAGTTGCTGAAGATGCTGAAAACCTGTTTGACGAAATGAGATATGAATCTCTCAAAGCTGAAGTGACGAAGATCCGAAGCAACCCTAGGAAAAAGTTCGGTAATTTCTTTTCTGATATAGCTTTTAAGAGCAAAATGTCTCGAAAAATCAACAACATCAATGAAGAGTTGAGGGCTATCAATCAGTTAGCCAATACTCTTAGTCTCCAACCCCTAAGTGGTCCTTCTCAGCAAATATTACCAATTCGAGAAACGGATTCCATAATagttgcttcagatgttgttggTAGAGAGAAGGATGTTGCCGAAATAAAGGATAAGATGTTGAACATGAGAGAGGATATTGTTTTGTGCACCTTTTCCATAGTGGGTATGGGAGGTTTAGGGAAAACAACTCTGGCTAAGAGAATTTTCAATGATGAACACATCAAGCAACATTTTGAAAAAAGAGTTTGGTTGTGTCTACCTGAAATGTTAGAAACTAAGAGATTTCTTGAACTGATCCTCGAATCATTGACAGAGAGGAAAACTGAGGTGCAAAGCAGGGATATAATAGTAAAGAAGCTGCAAGATGAATTGGGAGGGAAGAAGTATTTGCTTGTCCTAGATGATTTGTGGCGTGTCGATCCTACATTGTGGCATGAGTTTGCGGACACCTTGAAAGGAATAAACATATCCAGAGGAAACTGCATTCTCGTGACTACTCGTAGGGATCAGGTGGCATCCGCAGTAGCAACACatcttcatatgttgggaaaattAGCAGAAGATCACTGTTGGTCCATTTTCAAACAAAGAGCATTTGCTGATGGGGAGGTACCAGAGGAAGTCGTGAGCTTGGGCAACAGGGTTGTTGAAATGTGTCAAGGTCTACCGTTGGCAGCAAATGCGTTGGGAGGCCTCTTACGCAATAAGGGAAAACATGAATGGCAGGAAATTCTTGATGGCAACGCCCTTGTTGCAGGTGAAGGTGATAATGGGGAAAATAGCTTAAAGAAAATCCTAAAACTGAGCTATATTTATCTACCATCTCCACATCTGAAAAAATGTTTTGCTTACTTTGCAATGTTTCCAAAAGATTTTGAGTTTGAAAAGGACCAACTAATCCAACTCTGGATGGCAGAAGGATTTCTTCGTCCATGTCAAGAGACCTCTGTGATGGAAAACGTTGGGAACAAAGTTTTTCAACTTTTGTTGCAAAATTCCTTGCTGCAAGATGTTAAGCTAAATGAGCACAACGATATAACACACTGTAAGATGCATGATCTTGTGCATGATTTGGCTGGAGATGTttttgttgcggaagccaaatgtatatag
- the LOC142180963 gene encoding putative disease resistance protein RGA4 codes for MSGIKELSASIGKLIYLRYLDLSYTEIKALPNSICKLYNLQTFRVNNCFSLEGLPDEMGNMISLRHIYYNSCYQFITGWGSRCIFNDHFQMPLNMGQLTCLKTLQFFKVGLEQGRRIKELGHLKNLGGELTINGLQLVCNREEAQTAYLQENPNIIKLAYLWSHDEPEGCEINYEYVLDGLQPHPNLKTLAVVDYLGTRFPAWLREDLLPYLVNLKLSGCKKCKEVPSLGQLKLLRHLELVGFHETECIAPTFYGVEVSNNGSSSDNANIQVFPLLKELVLDDMPSLTEWKGVELIPTENGGRDGVGVRMFPGLEKLRIRNFPLSIVLFHLKPNVLLILHQTRNVYISLSMWFNIENLCSFS; via the coding sequence ATGTCAGGCATCAAGGAGTTGTCAGCCTCAATTGGCAAGCTAATATACTTGAGATATCTTGATCTCTCCTACACTGAGATCAAAGCCTTGCCCAACTCCATTTGCAAGCTTTACAATTTGCAAACATTTAGAGTCAATAACTGCTTTTCACTCGAGGGGCTTCCGGATGAGATGGGAAATATGATAAGTTTGAGACACATATATTACAATTCTTGTTACCAATTCATTACTGGTTGGGGATCACGATGTATCTTTAATGACCACTTTCAGATGCCACTTAACATGGGGCAATTGACTTGTCTTAAGACCCTACAATTTTTCAAGGTAGGTTTAGAGCAAGGTCGTCGAATTAAAGAATTAGGTCATTTGAAAAACCTTGGAGGTGAATTGACGATCAATGGTCTCCAATTGGTATGTAATAGAGAAGAAGCTCAAACAGCATATCTGCAGGAGAACCCGAATATCATCAAGCTGGCATATTTATGGTCCCATGATGAACCAGAAGGCTGTGAAATCAATTATGAGTATGTGTTGGATGGTCTTCAACCACATCCAAACTTGAAAACCTTAGCAGTGGTGGACTATTTGGGGACTAGATTTCCTGCATGGTTGAGAGAAGATTTGCTACCATATCTGGTCAACTTGAAATTAAGTGGTTGCAAAAAGTGCAAAGAAGTTCCATCACTTGGCCAACTTAAACTCCTTCGGCATCTTGAGCTGGTAGGATTCCATGAGACGGAATGCATTGCACCTACATTTTATGGTGTTGAGGTTAGCAATAATGGATCAAGCAGCGATAATGCAAATATCCAAGTGTTCCCATTACTTAAAGAACTAGTTTTGGATGATATGCCTAGCCTTACTGAGTGGAAGGGAGTGGAATTGATACCGACAGAAAATGGTGGTAGAGATGGAGTTGGAGTAAGAATGTTTCCTGGACTTGAGAAGTTGAGGATTAGAAACTTTCCTTTGAGCATTGTACTCTTTCACTTGAAACCAAATGTCCTTCTAATTCTTCATCAAACAAGGAATGTTTACATTTCTTTATCAATGTGGTTTAATATTGAAAATTTATGTTCTTTCTCATAG